A region from the Vespula pensylvanica isolate Volc-1 chromosome 9, ASM1446617v1, whole genome shotgun sequence genome encodes:
- the LOC122631685 gene encoding proton-coupled amino acid transporter-like protein pathetic — protein sequence MGKMEKEAESNSMKDFNSSTKIAAISVGDYNEKDEFYDPFENRDKKHTNSDLGSLAHLLKSSLGTGILAMPNAIRNGGLIIGGLGTIIIGMICAHCVHILVRSSHILCKRTKTPKMTYAETAYAAFLCGPKILKPWANASKIFVNTALCATYIGGACVYIVFIATTIHQIAEYYNGHNTINKGSLMLALIPAVILLGQIRNLKYMVPFSMVANVSMMVGFSVTLYYIFKDLQPIQNVNMFSETEQLPIFFATVVFAIEGIGVVMPVENSMKTPQHFLGCPGVLNITMTIVVSLYAIIGIFGYLAYGENTKATVTLNIPVQDILGQVVKLLIGLAVLFTYGLQLFVPLDIMWSAIRTKFSHKYEAVGETTLRAVIVLLTVGVAVGVQELEPFISLVGAIFFSILGISIPVTVETISCWDGHLGTFKWRLIKNVILLIFSMMALIFGSWISIKDIIKVYNKK from the exons ATGGgtaaaatggaaaaggaagCAGAATCCAACTCGATGAAGGATTTTAACAGCAG CACGAAGATCGCAGCGATTTCGGTCGGCGATTACAACGAAAAAGATGAGTTTTACGATCCTTTCGAAAACAGAGACAAGAAGCACACCAATTC CGATTTAGGTTCGTTGGCTCATCTTTTGAAATCTTCGCTTGGTACCGGCATTTTGGCCATGCCTAATGCCATAAGAAACGGAGGTTTGATAATCGGTGGATTAGGGACGATAATCATCGGTATGATATGTGCTCATTGCGTTCACATATTGGTACGTTCGTCTCATATACTCTGCAAACGTACGAAAACACCAAAGATGACTTATGCTGAAACAGCCTATGCTGCTTTTCTCTGTGGACCTAAAATTTTAAAACCTTGGGCTAATGcaagtaaaatatttgtaaacacGGCACTTTGCGCGACCTACATTGGTGGTGCATGCGTTTACATCGTATTCATTGCTACAACGATCCATCAG aTTGCCGAGTATTATAACGGGCACAATACAATAAACAAAGGTTCTTTGATGCTAGCATTGATACCAGCAGTGATTTTATTAGGACAAATACGAAATTTGAAATACATGGTACCATTTTCAATGGTGGCGAACGTCAGCATGATGGTTGGTTTCTCGgttacgttatattatattttcaaagacCTTCAACCTATTCAAAACGTCAACATGTTTTCGGAAACGGAACAATTACCAATTTTCTTCGCTACTGTTGTATTTGCCATTGAAGGAATCGGTGTG GTAATGCCAGTGGAGAACAGTATGAAAACACCACAACATTTTCTCGGTTGTCCTGGTGTACTCAACATAACTATGACAATCGTTGTCAGTCTTTATGCGATAATAGGTATATTCGGTTATCTAGCATATGGAGAGAATACAAAGGCGACGGTCACGTTAAATATACCAGTTCAGGACAT TTTGGGACAAGTGGTGAAACTTTTGATCGGATTGGCTGTACTGTTCACATACGGATTACAATTATTCGTACCGTTGGATATAATGTGGAGTGCAATTAGAACGAAATTCAGTCACAAGTACGAAGCCGTTGGTGAAACGACTTTGAGGGCTGTCATCGTTTTATTGACAG tcgGTGTAGCTGTAGGCGTGCAAGAATTAGAGCCATTCATTTCTCTGGTAggtgcaatatttttttccattctcggCATCAGCATACCCGTTACGGTCGAGACAATTTCATGCTGGGACGGACATTTGGGTACCTTCAAGTGGAgacttattaaaaatgttatattacttattttctcAATGATGGCATTGATATTTGGTTCGTGgatatcgataaaagatatCATCAAAGtctataataagaaataa
- the LOC122631686 gene encoding proton-coupled amino acid transporter-like protein pathetic isoform X2: MKVSVTAGILFMPNTFRKTGYVMSVICGLLIGVIYMHNSVILVQCSQILCRHHRLPNLDLAQTVEVSFLTGPENTRWCARGFAIFTNIIICFIQYSEVVIYILYVASSFQQVIEYYGNIVMNIRIYVLIFFPIYCCLILVPNFKYLVPFSIFGTIFFIVGITISLIYFLEDFPSLKRLDAFTNVRSVPIFLTIFLYALHNITILLPLENIMHNPTNLPRLIIISTLFNTIIYIIFGFLGYNKYKNTCDTVIKNLPLDEVLAEMVKIGISMSILFSIGINYIIPVQIIWPIIMHFTGVNYRYEILFRLVGITLLKRGSAKT, translated from the exons atgaaGGTAAGCGTAACCGCCGGTATCCTCTTCATGCCCAATACGTTTCGGAAAACCGGCTACGTGATGTCCGTCATTTGTGGTCTCCTTATTGGTGTGATTTACATGCACAATTCTGTCATTCTG GTGCAGTGCTCTCAGATATTatgtcgtcatcatcgtttgCCAAATTTGGATTTAGCTCAGACCGTCGAGGTCTCATTTCTTACGGGTCCCGAGAATACGCGTTGGTGTGCTAGAGGCTTTGCAATCTTCACGAACATTATCATATGCTTCATCCAGTATTCAGAAGTCGTGATATACATACTTTACGTAGCCAGTTCCTTTCAGCAG GTAATCGAATATTACGGAAACATCGTAATGAACATTAGAATCTATGTgttgatattttttccaatttattGTTGCCTGATACTCGTGCCTAATTTCAAATACCTGGTGCCATTTTCTATCTTCGGTACGATCTTCTTCATCGTCGGTATAACGATCagcttgatttattttctcgaagatTTTCCAAGCCTGAAACGTCTCGATGCTTTCACAAATGTTCGCTCGGTCCCAATATTTCTCACTATATTTCTTTACGCTCTGcacaatattacaatattgCTGCCATTAGAAAACATAATGCATAATCCAACTAATCTACCAAGATTGATAATCATTTCTACGTTATTTAACacgataatttatatcatcttTGGTTTCTTGGGATATAACAAGTACAAGAATACCTGCGACACCGTGATCAAGAATTTGCCTCTCGACGAAGT ATTAGCCGAAATGGTGAAGATCGGCATTTCGATGAGCATACTCTTTTCGATcggtataaattatatcataccTGTTCAAATAATCTGGCCGATAATAATGCACTTTACCGGTGTTAACTATCGTTATGAAATCCTCTTTCGTTTGGTTGGTATTACATTGCTAA agagagggagtgcaAAGACGTGA
- the LOC122631697 gene encoding sensory neuron membrane protein 2-like — MRKSVKGCFTVITFLCAAILITAGVVMMNNQTLSNYLLKRIRSEKKLIDNTKGYSIWSAPLDLKINIYLFHVDNPNDVLTGELPKLIERGPYVYDIILEKDILSVNDIRDEITYNTKKTYYFNEEESGEFLEDDEIVLLNMAYLGTINTLAGFSLNMLQQYGDYIGMLFPEENQLFVTAKVKDILFSGVSFVCDINKHKKMKLICMTLKGRKPPILWNTEIENKYMYSLFGTMNGTWVGPITINRGMQDETKLGSITSVYNKRKNKYWTTEECNTIKGTDGVIFPFYNEPPSRIYIYSVETCRASFIEFKGVEKINQLEAWRYVYTSENWSYNESDCYCPIAKHEKACLPMGLMDVNKCMKVPTLLSEPHFLHADPKILNYVPDLNPQEEIHSSSILIDTLTGKPVYGYKKMQINMKISPQPIELLANVTEGYFPIIWISEGTTEDKKNFDLMFMIYRIRSVILILQWLPLVIGICLLLLILLCYKLPIPRRKIRSIDPMKKINPTLVL, encoded by the exons aTGCGTAAATCGGTGAAAGGATGTTTCACCGTGATTACGTTTTTGTGTGCCGCCATTTTGATAACTGCTGGAGTAGTAATGATGAATAATCAAACGTTGTCGAATTATTTACTCAAAAGAATACGTTCG gaaaaaaaattaatagacaATACAAAGGGTTACAGTATTTGGTCGGCGCCTTTGgatcttaaaataaatatatacttgttCCATGTTGATAATCCGAATGATGTATTAACTGGAGAATTACCGAAGCTTATAGAACGTGGTCCTTACGTTTACGA TATAATccttgaaaaagatatattgaGCGTAAACGATATACGAGACGAAATAACTTACAATACCAAAAAAACATATTACTTTAACGAAGAGGAAAGTGGTGAATTTTTGGAGGACGATGAAATTGTTCTTTTAAATATGGCCTATCTCGGTACGATAAACACG CTAGCAGGTTTTTCGTTAAACATGCTTCAACAATATGGCGATTATATAGGGATGTTATTCCCCGAAGAAAATCAGTTATTTGTCACAGCAAAAGTTAAAGATATATTGTTCAGCGGTGTATCTTTCGTATgcgatattaataaacataaaaaaatgaaattaatctgTATGAcgttaaaaggaagaaaaccaCCGATTTTATGGAACACTGAAATCGAGAACAAATACATGTACAGCCTTTTTGGAACG ATGAATGGAACTTGGGTTGGTCCAATCACCATTAACAGAGGTATGCAAGATGAAACAAAATTAGGCAGCATAACTTCCGTATAcaacaaacgaaaaaataaatattggacAACCGAAGAATGCAATACTATTAAAGGAACCGATGGTgtgatctttcctttttacaaCGAGCCACCATCACGTATCTACATTTACAGTGTCGAAACCTGtcg AGCTTCGTTTATAGAGTTCAAGGGAGTTGAAAAGATTAATCAATTGGAAGCATGGCGATACGTTTACACAAGCGAAAATTGGAGTTATAATGAAAGCGATTGTTATTGTCCGATTGCCAAGCACGAAAAAGCATGTCTTCCTATGGGTCTCATGGACGTTAACAAATGCatg AAAGTGCCTACGTTATTATCCGAGCCTCATTTTCTTCACGCCGATCCGAAAATTTTAAACTACGTGCCGGATTTGAATCCCCAAGAGGAAATTCATTCGAGTTCTATATTGATCGACACGCTTACTGGTAAACCTGTTTatggttataaaaaaatgcaaattaaTATGAAGATATCACCGCAACCGATCGAATTGCTCGCCAACGTCACCGAGGGTTACTTTCCGATTATTTGGATAAGCGAg GGTACAACCGAGGATAAGAAGAATTTCGATTTAATGTTCATGATTTATAGAATTAGAAGTGTTATATTGATTTTGCAATGGCTCCCATTAGTTATTGGCATATGTCTActtcttttgattttattatgcTATAAATTACCGATACCAAGAAGgaaaatacgatcgatcgatccgatgaaaaaaattaatccgaCTTTGGTACTCTAG
- the LOC122631698 gene encoding zinc finger protein 768: protein MAMNEDFNFAELCRLCSLKSNHHLQIFDKEGEQRQLLFKIRSCIPAVITKEDALPKNICQRCVYKLDMFYEFRVSCMTTDTVLKNYADSLKNLAASVTNQSNDKDKMSNGGQQQRTAYVEAHAAVQQHMAQQAAQARLAGPGPPTNPQAPNPTFTLPDDGLGYDDGVRVLRSIGTWSPDYSAAMRPGGVMPAFPGSTEQQFASSRAPSINQPLRTTNNVGIRPGSVSKATNTGEPNTKAFACTVCGKGLARKDKLVIHMRIHTGEKPYSCEVCGKAFARRDKLVIHMNKLRHRPGVTPLSTPTAPSTDQQQQQQQQQQQASQQQQQQQQQQQQQQQQQQQQQPPRQDTIHKLKEEPVSWACELCGRALATRDEWMQHARSHLEASAPPQHAAPYFPGSAPPPQPYASERHFCLMCRTDFTDKAEFMFHVRSHFEPHASQQTQQHSSGKQGSDPATAELIARGLVDPSGLCS, encoded by the exons ATGGCAATGAACGAGGATTTTAATTTCGCCGAGCTCTGTAGGCTCTGTTCGTTGAAAAGCAATCACCACTTACAGATATTCGACAAAGAGGGCGAACAGCgtcaattactttttaaaatacgTTCATGCATTCCCGCCGTG ATAACAAAGGAGGATGCACTTCCAAAGAACATCTGTCAAAGGTGCGTGTACAAACTGGATATGTTCTACGAATTTCGCGTAAGCTGTATGACCACAGATACGGTATTGAAAAATTACGCGGATAGTTTGAAGAATCTTGCTGCGTCTGTAACCAATCAG AGTAACGACAAGGACAAGATGTCGAACGGTGGTCAACAACAAAGAACGGCTTACGTAGAGGCCCATGCTGCAGTTCAGCAACATATGGCACAACAAGCAGCTCAGGCGAGACTGGCTGGTCCTGGTCCACCTACTAACCCACAGGCTCCTAATCCAACTTTCACTCTACCTGATGATGGTCTTGGTTATGACGACGGTGTACGTGTGCTTCGTTCTATCGGCACTTG GTCACCTGATTACTCGGCAGCAATGAGACCAGGTGGTGTGATGCCAGCATTTCCAGGATCAACCGAACAACAATTTGCTAGTTCTAGAGCACCATCGATCAATCAGCCTCTTCGAACTACCAACAACGTTGGAATACGTCCTGGATCAGTCTCAAAAGCTACAAATACCGGGGAACCGAATACAAAGGCATTCGCTTGTACCGTATGTGGAAAAGGTTTGGCACGTAAGGACAAGCTTGTCATTCATATGCGCATACACACCGGAGAGAAGCCTTATTCCTGTGAGGTTTGCG GTAAAGCGTTCGCACGTAGGGACAAGTTGGTAATACATATGAACAAGCTAAGACATAGGCCTGGGGTTACACCACTTTCAACTCCTACGGCACCGAGTACGgatcaacaacagcaacaacagcaacaacaacagcaagcgtcgcaacaacaacaacaacagcagcagcagcaacaacaacaacaacaacaacaacaacaacaacaaccaccTCGTCAGGATACGATTCATAAGCTGAAAGAGGAGCCTGTTAGTTGGGCATGCGAATTATGTGGAAGAGCGTTGGCTACGCGAGATGAATGGATGCAACATGCACG GTCACATTTAGAAGCATCGGCACCGCCACAGCACGCGGCTCCTTATTTTCCTGGCTCGGCTCCGCCGCCACAGCCGTACGCATCGGAAAGGCATTTTTGTCTGATGTGTCGTACGGATTTTACGGATAAGGCGGAGTTCATGTTCCACGTACGCTCACATTTCGAGCCGCATGCTAGCCAACAAACGCAACAGCACTCCAGTGGAAAACAAGGAAGTGATCCAGCAACGGCTGAACTAATTGCTCGTGGTCTGGTTGATCCCTCGGGACTATGCAGCTAG
- the LOC122631788 gene encoding adhesive plaque matrix protein, with amino-acid sequence MFVVRISLISLVYFTILTSCQYQPESQQAAILSDARYLAGDGTFGSAYTQEDGVEFKEESDVNGDRRGSYSYVDPTGQRRTVTYTAGKNGFQATGDHIPVPPPQIPPQPEYVPLPQYNPPDYKPPAAYRTPAPPPPVYRSPPLAQYQTRAESEYEPRAVYQPQPQPQPQSQSQLQPQYQYRPQTRYMSPDVQSIPSFSPRPQYQPTQGAPIQRYNEITTPSPHRFYPPGKLSFNRTPDGFSYTFSKS; translated from the exons ATGTTCGTTGTTCGAATTTCGCTC ATATCATTGGTATACTTTACCATACTGACAAGCTGTCAGTATCAGCCGGAATCCCAACAAGCAGCGATATTAAGCGACGCGAGATATCTAGCAGGAGATGGTACTTTCGGTTCGGCTTATACCCAAGAAGATGGAGTTGagtttaaagaagaaagtgaCGTTAACGGTGATCGACGTGGCTCCTATTCTTACGTGGACCCAACTGGACAAAGGCGTACGGTGACATATACAGCCGGAAAGAATGGATTTCAG gCAACTGGTGATCACATTCCCGTACCACCACCACAAATACCACCGCAACCGGAGTACGTGCCATTACCACAGTATAATCCTCCGGACTATAAACCACCAGCCGCTTACAGGACTCCAGCACCACCCCCACCAGTATACAGAAGTCCTCCTCTAGCACAGTATCAAACACGAGCCGAATCGGAATACGAGCCACGAGCCGTCTATCAACCCCAACCTCAGCCCCAACCCCAATCCCAATCCCAACTTCAACCCCAATATCAATATCGTCCACAGACACGATACATGTCACCGGATGTCCAATCTATACCCTCGTTTAGCCCTCGACCACAATATCAACCAACACAAGGAGCTCCCATTCAAAGATACAACGAAATTACAACACCATCGCCGCACAGATTCTATCCACCGGGAAAGCTTAGTTTCAACAGGACACCCGATGGATTTTCTTATACATTCAGCAAGAGTTAA
- the LOC122631686 gene encoding proton-coupled amino acid transporter-like protein pathetic isoform X1 — translation MKVSVTAGILFMPNTFRKTGYVMSVICGLLIGVIYMHNSVILVQCSQILCRHHRLPNLDLAQTVEVSFLTGPENTRWCARGFAIFTNIIICFIQYSEVVIYILYVASSFQQVIEYYGNIVMNIRIYVLIFFPIYCCLILVPNFKYLVPFSIFGTIFFIVGITISLIYFLEDFPSLKRLDAFTNVRSVPIFLTIFLYALHNITILLPLENIMHNPTNLPRLIIISTLFNTIIYIIFGFLGYNKYKNTCDTVIKNLPLDEVLAEMVKIGISMSILFSIGINYIIPVQIIWPIIMHFTGVNYRYEILFRLVGITLLTIMAVAIPRMIPLTGLLAALGMTSTILFIPMLIEINTKWQEATYILYIKNGFLFIIFLLVLIFGSIESLNTIIVNTEAITNC, via the exons atgaaGGTAAGCGTAACCGCCGGTATCCTCTTCATGCCCAATACGTTTCGGAAAACCGGCTACGTGATGTCCGTCATTTGTGGTCTCCTTATTGGTGTGATTTACATGCACAATTCTGTCATTCTG GTGCAGTGCTCTCAGATATTatgtcgtcatcatcgtttgCCAAATTTGGATTTAGCTCAGACCGTCGAGGTCTCATTTCTTACGGGTCCCGAGAATACGCGTTGGTGTGCTAGAGGCTTTGCAATCTTCACGAACATTATCATATGCTTCATCCAGTATTCAGAAGTCGTGATATACATACTTTACGTAGCCAGTTCCTTTCAGCAG GTAATCGAATATTACGGAAACATCGTAATGAACATTAGAATCTATGTgttgatattttttccaatttattGTTGCCTGATACTCGTGCCTAATTTCAAATACCTGGTGCCATTTTCTATCTTCGGTACGATCTTCTTCATCGTCGGTATAACGATCagcttgatttattttctcgaagatTTTCCAAGCCTGAAACGTCTCGATGCTTTCACAAATGTTCGCTCGGTCCCAATATTTCTCACTATATTTCTTTACGCTCTGcacaatattacaatattgCTGCCATTAGAAAACATAATGCATAATCCAACTAATCTACCAAGATTGATAATCATTTCTACGTTATTTAACacgataatttatatcatcttTGGTTTCTTGGGATATAACAAGTACAAGAATACCTGCGACACCGTGATCAAGAATTTGCCTCTCGACGAAGT ATTAGCCGAAATGGTGAAGATCGGCATTTCGATGAGCATACTCTTTTCGATcggtataaattatatcataccTGTTCAAATAATCTGGCCGATAATAATGCACTTTACCGGTGTTAACTATCGTTATGAAATCCTCTTTCGTTTGGTTGGTATTACATTGCTAA CAATCATGGCAGTCGCAATTCCACGAATGATTCCTCTTACTGGCCTTCTCGCTGCCTTGGGCATGACGAGTACCATATTGTTTATTCCCATGTTGATAGAGATCAATACCAAGTGGCAGGAAGCAacgtacattttatatatcaagaaTGGATTTCtattcatcatttttctcCTCGTTTTG aTTTTTGGATCCATAGAAAGTTTGAATACAATTATAGTGAATACCGAGGCTATAACTAATTGctga